The genomic window TTATCGTATAGAAATGCTTTGACTCTGTATGTATATGTAGTTCCATAAGGTGCATTTGTATCTATCCACATACTTACATTAGCATCTACCGATGCTATATCTTCCTGCCACTCACCATCACCAACTTTACGAGATATTTTATATCCCTCTTCTAATTGATTGGTATCATTCCATGTAAGTTTTAAGCTTGTTGCAGATTGTGGTATAATAGCCAAGTTTGTAGGTGCAGATAATAAAAACTCTTTTGACTCTTCTGCTGCATTAGAATAACTTTCTCCTGCATATGCTCTGACTCTGTAAATATAAGTAGTACCATAAGGTGCATCAGTATCTGTCCAGCTTGCAATATCAGGACCAACTGTTGCTATATCATTATCCCAGGCACCACTACCAGCTTTACGAGATATCTTATAACCTTCTTCAAACTCGTTGGTATCAATCCATGTAAGCTTTAAAGAAGCGGAAGACTGTGGTATAATAGTCAAATTAGAAGGTGCAGATAATATAAACGCCTCTGTCTGTTCAGCTGCATTTGAATAATACTCGCCTACAAATGCTTTGACTCTGTAAGTATATGTATTTCCAATTGGGGCATTAGAGTCTGTCCAGGTTACTATGTTGGCATCAAGTGTAGCAATACCGTCTTCCCAAGCACCATCACCAACTTTACGTGAGATCTTATACCCTTCTTCAAACTCATTGGTATCAGTCCATGTAAGTTTTAAGCTTGTTGCAGATTGTGGTGTGATTGTCAAATTTGTAGGAGGAGACAATAGAAATACATCTGTCTGTTCAACTGCATTTGAATAATACTCGCCTACAAATGCTTTGACTCTGTAAGTATATGTATTTCCAATTGGGGCATTAGAGTCTGTCCAGGTTACTATGTTGGCATCAAGTGTAGCAATACCGTCTTCCCAATCACCGCCACCAACTTTACGAGATATCTTATATCCTTCTTCAAACTCATTGGTATCAGTCCATGTAATTTTTAAAGACGTTGCAGATTCTGGGCTAATAGTCAAATCAGCAGGAGCTGATAATACAAATTCCTCCGTTTCATTTGCTGAACTGGAATAATTACCTCCTGCATAAGCTCTTACTCTATAAGTATATGTATTTCCAATTGGTGCATCATCATCTATCCAAGTAGTTTTATTAGCTCCAACTGTTGCAATATTTGCTTGCCATTCACCATTACCAACCTTACGTGATATCTTATATCCTTCTTCAAATTGATTAGTATCGGTCCAATTTAGCTTAATTGACGTCGCTGACAGAGGAGTTAATACTAAATTACCAGGAGCAGATAATACAAATTCCTCTGTTTTATCAACTGAACTGGAATAATTACCACCTGCATACGCTCTTACTCTGTAAGTATAAGTAGTACCATAAGGAGCACTCATATCAATCCAAATGGGTGAATCAGCATCGACTACCGCAATATTTGTCTGCCACTCACCATTACCTACTTTACGTGATATCTTATATCCTTCTTCAAATTGATTAGTATCGGTCCATGTAAGCTTTAAAGATGTTGCAGACTGTGGTATAATATTCAAATCAGCAGGAGCAGATAATTCGAACTCCTCTGTCTCTTCGACTGCATTAGAATAGTGACTTCCCACATAAGCTTTTACTCTATAAGTATAAGTAGTACCATAAGGCGCACTTGTATCAATCCACGATGTTGAGTTAGCCTCAGCCGATGCTATGTCTTCCTTCCACTCACCATCACCGACTTTACGAGATATTTTATACCCTTGTTCAAATTGATTTGTATCTGTCCAATTAAGTTTAATTGAAGTAGCTGATTGAGGTGTAATTGTCAATTCAATAGGAGCTGACAGTACAAACTCCTCTGTTATTTCAGCGGTATTAGACTGAAAGGAGCCTGAATATGCACATACACTATACGTATAAGTGTTTCCAATCGGTGCATTTGTATCTGTCCATGTATTTATATTTACCCCAACTGTCGCAATATTATTTTGCCATTCACCATTTCCTACTTTACGAGATATTTTATAACCTTGCTCATATTTATTTGTATCTTCCCAGGTTAACTTTAGAGAATTAGATGATTGTGGTACGATGATTAAGTTTGCAGGTACTAACAAATTTGGATTATTATCTAAATCAAAAGGGCTTGTAAAAGCTGGTTCTTCAGAACATGACAGCAATAAAACTGCGATTAGGAGAAGCAGTATAATCTTTTTCATATTTTTATTCCTTTTACTTAAAAACTATTCCATAAAACCATTAAAAAAGAGATGCCTGTATAAGCCAAAGGAACACTAAGAACCATTTTTGACTGATCATAGTAGTCATACCACTCTTGTGTTTTCTCCTTTTCTGACATTGTAACCGCATGGTTTGTACTATTTAGATAAGCATCGTAATGCTCATTATACATTGAATCACAGTAATAAACAGCAGCACCATTAACCGCAGTAAGAAACAAGCCTACATACATATTCTTTTTCCAAAAACTCTTTTTCTGCTGCAACGAACCTTGATAAGTTTGCAAATTAAAATCAAGTTTTTCATAGCGATTGGCTTTTAAGTTAATAGTTCGTGTCATAGGCAGATAATCATTTGCTGTGGCTGTAATCTCATAGTCGCCAATAAGTAATTCATGCTGCAAGCCTCTACCCTGTGCAACTACTCGATTCAAATCTTTAT from Bacteroidia bacterium includes these protein-coding regions:
- a CDS encoding SUMF1/EgtB/PvdO family nonheme iron enzyme yields the protein MKKIILLLLIAVLLLSCSEEPAFTSPFDLDNNPNLLVPANLIIVPQSSNSLKLTWEDTNKYEQGYKISRKVGNGEWQNNIATVGVNINTWTDTNAPIGNTYTYSVCAYSGSFQSNTAEITEEFVLSAPIELTITPQSATSIKLNWTDTNQFEQGYKISRKVGDGEWKEDIASAEANSTSWIDTSAPYGTTYTYRVKAYVGSHYSNAVEETEEFELSAPADLNIIPQSATSLKLTWTDTNQFEEGYKISRKVGNGEWQTNIAVVDADSPIWIDMSAPYGTTYTYRVRAYAGGNYSSSVDKTEEFVLSAPGNLVLTPLSATSIKLNWTDTNQFEEGYKISRKVGNGEWQANIATVGANKTTWIDDDAPIGNTYTYRVRAYAGGNYSSSANETEEFVLSAPADLTISPESATSLKITWTDTNEFEEGYKISRKVGGGDWEDGIATLDANIVTWTDSNAPIGNTYTYRVKAFVGEYYSNAVEQTDVFLLSPPTNLTITPQSATSLKLTWTDTNEFEEGYKISRKVGDGAWEDGIATLDANIVTWTDSNAPIGNTYTYRVKAFVGEYYSNAAEQTEAFILSAPSNLTIIPQSSASLKLTWIDTNEFEEGYKISRKAGSGAWDNDIATVGPDIASWTDTDAPYGTTYIYRVRAYAGESYSNAAEESKEFLLSAPTNLAIIPQSATSLKLTWNDTNQLEEGYKISRKVGDGEWQEDIASVDANVSMWIDTNAPYGTTYTYRVKAFLYDNYSSAAEKMEALFLTVPGNLILTPLSAMSIKLNWTDTNQFEEGYKISRKVGDGEWEEDIASVGANLTVWTDTDAPIGNIYTYRVRAYAGENYSNAVEQTDVFLLSPPTNLTITPQSATSLKLTWSDTNQFEQGFKISRKVGNGAWQENIATVGVNVTNWVDSSINNNAQYQYRIRAYYQSHYSDYSNTTILDLTKLVYVQGGTFQMGSNGYSADERPIHSVTLSSFLIGKYELTQSEWQTVMTGNNNGISANPSSFSGNPNRPVEQVSWYAVIVFCNRKSIQEGLTPCYAKSGNTNPGNWGTMPTSSTDTQWNAITCNWSANGYRLPTEAEWEYAARGGNQSNGYIYSGSNSVSSVAWYDGNSSSRTHDVGTKAANELGIYDMSGNVFEWCWDWYNSSYYSSSPSSNPKGPSSGSYRVSRGGSWNNYDVGCRVAYRYYDSPGDSNLFLGLRLVRTLE